The following proteins are co-located in the Pomacea canaliculata isolate SZHN2017 linkage group LG8, ASM307304v1, whole genome shotgun sequence genome:
- the LOC112570746 gene encoding alpha-mannosidase 2-like isoform X1, whose protein sequence is MNCFKRERYILVLAVALYLLTCYNIYRALDAHIVKENKILLPTLEIRLDRNGSWHIFREDCQEHNVVKHSHVSKDYPQLTIHRVDSRACQHPNNTGDNGDKAAIYVEKEWPSIDLGYPQYVYTVSGWIQVVEVASYTAKPALHVIVVPHSHQDVGWRETVDACFSSHAKSTLSNMVTKLEEHRKWKFIWAETAFLSRWYDGASDTEKQSLKRAISDGQLEIVSGGWVMSEEACIHYAPMLDQLIEGHLWLNSTLNVKPTSSWSVDPFGHSPTMAYLLKGAGIDKMVIQRVHYAIKRHLAQSQKLEFIWRQSWDVHGSSDILCHMMPFLTYAVLYSCGPDPHICCQFDFYKDKCFRGSKVIKSEPVTDNNIKKLAWALWEQYQKKAQLYNSNVLLVPHGDDFRYDTMQEWDKQLGNMEKIMAFMNADKDMNIKIEFGTITDYFRTLEVDRKQHSKSENSVMQNHILIGDFFPYNDRDDQYWTGFYSSRPLYKFMARTLQARLRMAEIFYTLTLGHLLKSHNNNHLLLQLDSKLADLQQARHAQATFMHHDGITGTSKKDVTKDYASLLQKALSTVEELLKLLLAITVPQEEDSLKSHIKMAQEWPVATAPPVFTVANITTSMVLVTNPLTSTWVYAVKMQIADPRLRIFTLDGKQVKQQVNPVFNWKLEVSQIAFELVFEAEMPPLSVKSFRLMSVQQASKEYASLTILNLDHNVFGSGSPFKSVKSVEESFDIENSFLKATFSSCKGTLQHVMRRSDDQSSKVEIKFLMYGTGSWTNPFKDKSGAYIFLPDGPAKEQDIKYPPMVVLKGPIMWSVLTVLPGVLHEVTLYNVSGSLDAGVHVKNLVNLADSQWDNKELVMRLVSDIHSPNDDVCVDLNGFQLNRKRWQAGRLIQGNFHPVNTMAYIEDGHQMRLTLLMDQAHGLATLNSGWLEVILDRRLMQDDWRGLGEGVTDNVPTPSSFIILLEKHTKPGLKTYIGSPCRPSLLAHLLSEHLSNPPAVATLDLPAESKSPLKFDRQYLLPSTFPCTLHLVNLRALALDKEEQTQSVRGASALMILHQAGIDCGITEIYTKCDLKQTVDVKGFQDIRISRMVQTSLTATVEAKEISPGDVNVPDMELRVYKINFS, encoded by the exons ATGAACTGTTTCAAGAGAGAGCGTTATATACTCGTTCTTGCAGTTGCTTTATATCTTTTGACTTGCTATAACATTTACCGAGCGCTGGATGCACATAtcgtgaaagaaaataaaatcctgttGCCAACTTTGGAAATTAGACTTGACCGG AATGGTTCATGGCATATTTTTAGAGAAGACTGCCAAGAACATAATGTTGTGAAACACAGCCATGTGTCAAAGGATTATCCTCAATTGACAATACATAGAGTCGATTCTAGGGCTTGCCAGCATCCTAATAACACAGGAGACAATGGAGACAAAGCTGccatttat gttgAGAAAGAGTGGCCTTCAATAGATCTAGGTTACCCACAGTATGTCTACACTGTAAGTGGTTGGATTCAAGTAGTTGAGGTTGCATCCTATACTGCCAAGCCAGCACTTCATGTCATTGTTGTGCCTCATTCACATCAAGATGTTG gatGGCGTGAGACAGTTGATGCTTGCTTTTCAAGTCATGCAAAAAGCACTTTGTCAAATATGGTCACCAAACTGGAGGAGCATCGTAAATGGAAATTCATTTGGGCTGAAACTGCATTTTTGTCTCGATGGTATGATGGTGCTTCTGATACTGAGAAGCAGTCCCTAAAAAG AGCCATATCTGATGGACAACTGGAAATTGTGAGTGGAGGATGGGTCATGTCTGAGGAAGCATGCATTCATTATGCACCCATGCTGGATCAGCTTATTGAAGGACATCTTTGGCTTAACAGTACTCTGA ACGTAAAGCCCACAAGCAGCTGGTCAGTAGATCCATTTGGTCATTCACCAACAATGGCATACCTCCTGAAGGGTGCTGGGATTGACAAAATGGTGATCCAGAGAGTACATTATGCAATTAAGCGACATCTTGCACAGTCACAAAAGCTAGAGTTCATCTGGAGACAAAGTTGGG ATGTCCATGGATCATCAGACATACTGTGTCACATGATGCCTTTTTTGACTTATGCTGTATTATACTCTTGCGGGCCTGACCCACATATATGCTGCCAGTTTGACTTCTACAAAGACAAATGTTTTCGAGGTTCAAAGGTTATCAAAAGTGAACCAGTCACTGACAACAACATCAAGAAACT TGCCTGGGCCCTGTGGGAACAATATCAGAAGAAAGCACAGCTATATAACAGCAATGTTCTGCTTGTACCTCATGGGGATGACTTTCGATATGACACCATGCAGGAATGGGACAAGCAGTTAGGCAACAtggagaaaataatggcatttaTGAATGCTGACAAGGACATGAACATAAAG ataGAGTTTGGAACCATAACTGACTACTTCAGGACCCTTGAAGTGGACAGAAAACAGCACAGTAAATCGGAAAACAGTGTTATGCAGAATCACATCCTGATTGGGGACTTTTTCCCATACAATGATAGAGATGACCAGTACTGGACAGGTTTCTATTCAAGTCGCCCACTATACAAATTTATGGCCCGTACACTTCAGGCCAGACTAAG AAtggcagaaatattttatacccTGACGCTGGGACACCTCCTTAAAAGTCACAACAACAATCACTTACTGCTGCAGCTAGACAGCAAACTTGCTGACCTTCAACAGGCTCGTCATGCCCAGGCTACTTTCATGCACCATGATGGCATTACAGGCACATCTAAAAAAGATGTAACAAAAGATTATGCCAGTTT actGCAGAAAGCACTGTCAACTGTAGAAGAACTACTGAAACTTCTACTTGCTATTACTGTGCCACAGGAAGAGGATAGTTTAAAATCTCACATTAAGATG GCTCAAGAATGGCCAGTTGCAACAGCTCCTCCAGTGTTCACAGTGGCAAATATAACAACAAG CATGGTGTTAGTTACAAACCCATTGACAAGCACATGGGTGTATGCTGTTAAGATGCAGATAGCAGATCCCAGACTGAGAATTTTCACACTGGATGGCAAACAAGTAAAACAGCAGGTGAATCCTGTATTTAACTGGAAGCTAGAGGTCTCACAGATAGCCTTTGAG TTGGTGTTTGAGGCAGAAATGCCTCCACTGTCGGTGAAATCCTTCAGACTAATGTCTGTACAGCAGGCTTCAAAAGAGTATGCTTCACTCACCATCTTAAACCTGGATCATAATGTCTTTGGAAGTGG GTCACCATTCAAATCTGTCAAGTCAGTGGAGGAGTCTTTCGACATAGAAAATAGCTTCTTAAAggcaactttttcttcttgcaaAGGAACATTGCAG CATGTGATGAGACGATCAGATGACCAAAGCAGCAAAGTGGAGATAAAATTCTTGATGTATGGGACAGGATCCTGGACAAATCCTTTTAAAGACAAAAGTGGAGCATACATCTTTCTTCCAGACGGACCTGCTAAG GAGCAAGATATTAAGTACCCACCTATGGTTGTGCTGAAAGGGCCCATCATGTGGTCTGTGTTGACAGTTCTTCCTGGGGTACTTCATGAGGTCACCCTTTATAATGTTAGCG GTTCCCTTGATGCAGGTGTTCATGTAAAGAACTTGGTGAATTTAGCAGATTCTCAATGGGACAACAAAGAGCTTGTGATGCGTCTGGTTTCTGATATCCACAGTCCTAATGATGATGTCTGCGTGGATTTAAATGGTTTTCAG TTAAATAGAAAACGCTGGCAAGCAGGTCGCCTGATCCAGGGTAACTTCCATCCTGTGAATACCATGGCATATATAGAGGATGGTCACCAGATGCGCCTCACTCTTTTGATGGATCAGGCTCATGGGCTTGCCACTCTCAATTCAG GATGGCTGGAGGTAATTCTGGACAGGCGTCTTATGCAGGATGATTGGAGAGGCTTAGGGGAAGGAGTTACAGACAATGTCCCTACACCAAGCAGCTTTATTATTCTACTTGAGAAGCACACAAAGCCTGGATTAAAG ACTTACATTGGATCACCATGCCGTCCATCACTCTTAGCCCACCTTCTCTCAGAGCACTTGAGCAATCCCCCTGCAGTTGCCACATTAGATTTGCCTGCAGAAAGCAAAAGTCCTTTGAAGTTTGACCGCCAGTATTTACTTCCTTCAACCTTTCCTTGCACCCTTCACTTGGTTAACTTGAGGGCACTCGCTCTTGACAAGGAGGAGCAGACCCAATCTGTCAGGGGTGCATCTGCACTGATGATTTTACACCAGGCAGGCATAGACTGTGGGATAACTGAAATATACACAAAGTGTGATTTGAAG CAAACAGTGGATGTCAAAGGTTTCCAAGACATCAGAATATCCAGGATGGTGCAGACAAGCCTGACAGCAACAGTAGAAGCCAAAGAAATCAGCCCAGGGGATGTTAATGTTCCTGATATGGAGCTAAGAGTGTATAAGATTAATTTTTCCTAG
- the LOC112570746 gene encoding alpha-mannosidase 2-like isoform X2, with product MNCFKRERYILVLAVALYLLTCYNIYRALDAHIVKENKILLPTLEIRLDRNGSWHIFREDCQEHNVVKHSHVSKDYPQLTIHRVDSRACQHPNNTGDNGDKAAIYVEKEWPSIDLGYPQYVYTVSGWIQVVEVASYTAKPALHVIVVPHSHQDVGWRETVDACFSSHAKSTLSNMVTKLEEHRKWKFIWAETAFLSRWYDGASDTEKQSLKRAISDGQLEIVSGGWVMSEEACIHYAPMLDQLIEGHLWLNSTLNVKPTSSWSVDPFGHSPTMAYLLKGAGIDKMVIQRVHYAIKRHLAQSQKLEFIWRQSWDVHGSSDILCHMMPFLTYAVLYSCGPDPHICCQFDFYKDKCFRGSKVIKSEPVTDNNIKKLAWALWEQYQKKAQLYNSNVLLVPHGDDFRYDTMQEWDKQLGNMEKIMAFMNADKDMNIKIEFGTITDYFRTLEVDRKQHSKSENSVMQNHILIGDFFPYNDRDDQYWTGFYSSRPLYKFMARTLQARLRMAEIFYTLTLGHLLKSHNNNHLLLQLDSKLADLQQARHAQATFMHHDGITGTSKKDVTKDYASLLQKALSTVEELLKLLLAITVPQEEDSLKSHIKMAQEWPVATAPPVFTVANITTSMVLVTNPLTSTWVYAVKMQIADPRLRIFTLDGKQVKQQVNPVFNWKLEVSQIAFELVFEAEMPPLSVKSFRLMSVQQASKEYASLTILNLDHNVFGSGSPFKSVKSVEESFDIENSFLKATFSSCKGTLQHVMRRSDDQSSKVEIKFLMYGTGSWTNPFKDKSGAYIFLPDGPAKEQDIKYPPMVVLKGPIMWSVLTVLPGVLHEVTLYNVSGSLDAGVHVKNLVNLADSQWDNKELVMRLVSDIHSPNDDVCVDLNGFQLNRKRWQAGRLIQGNFHPVNTMAYIEDGHQMRLTLLMDQAHGLATLNSDPL from the exons ATGAACTGTTTCAAGAGAGAGCGTTATATACTCGTTCTTGCAGTTGCTTTATATCTTTTGACTTGCTATAACATTTACCGAGCGCTGGATGCACATAtcgtgaaagaaaataaaatcctgttGCCAACTTTGGAAATTAGACTTGACCGG AATGGTTCATGGCATATTTTTAGAGAAGACTGCCAAGAACATAATGTTGTGAAACACAGCCATGTGTCAAAGGATTATCCTCAATTGACAATACATAGAGTCGATTCTAGGGCTTGCCAGCATCCTAATAACACAGGAGACAATGGAGACAAAGCTGccatttat gttgAGAAAGAGTGGCCTTCAATAGATCTAGGTTACCCACAGTATGTCTACACTGTAAGTGGTTGGATTCAAGTAGTTGAGGTTGCATCCTATACTGCCAAGCCAGCACTTCATGTCATTGTTGTGCCTCATTCACATCAAGATGTTG gatGGCGTGAGACAGTTGATGCTTGCTTTTCAAGTCATGCAAAAAGCACTTTGTCAAATATGGTCACCAAACTGGAGGAGCATCGTAAATGGAAATTCATTTGGGCTGAAACTGCATTTTTGTCTCGATGGTATGATGGTGCTTCTGATACTGAGAAGCAGTCCCTAAAAAG AGCCATATCTGATGGACAACTGGAAATTGTGAGTGGAGGATGGGTCATGTCTGAGGAAGCATGCATTCATTATGCACCCATGCTGGATCAGCTTATTGAAGGACATCTTTGGCTTAACAGTACTCTGA ACGTAAAGCCCACAAGCAGCTGGTCAGTAGATCCATTTGGTCATTCACCAACAATGGCATACCTCCTGAAGGGTGCTGGGATTGACAAAATGGTGATCCAGAGAGTACATTATGCAATTAAGCGACATCTTGCACAGTCACAAAAGCTAGAGTTCATCTGGAGACAAAGTTGGG ATGTCCATGGATCATCAGACATACTGTGTCACATGATGCCTTTTTTGACTTATGCTGTATTATACTCTTGCGGGCCTGACCCACATATATGCTGCCAGTTTGACTTCTACAAAGACAAATGTTTTCGAGGTTCAAAGGTTATCAAAAGTGAACCAGTCACTGACAACAACATCAAGAAACT TGCCTGGGCCCTGTGGGAACAATATCAGAAGAAAGCACAGCTATATAACAGCAATGTTCTGCTTGTACCTCATGGGGATGACTTTCGATATGACACCATGCAGGAATGGGACAAGCAGTTAGGCAACAtggagaaaataatggcatttaTGAATGCTGACAAGGACATGAACATAAAG ataGAGTTTGGAACCATAACTGACTACTTCAGGACCCTTGAAGTGGACAGAAAACAGCACAGTAAATCGGAAAACAGTGTTATGCAGAATCACATCCTGATTGGGGACTTTTTCCCATACAATGATAGAGATGACCAGTACTGGACAGGTTTCTATTCAAGTCGCCCACTATACAAATTTATGGCCCGTACACTTCAGGCCAGACTAAG AAtggcagaaatattttatacccTGACGCTGGGACACCTCCTTAAAAGTCACAACAACAATCACTTACTGCTGCAGCTAGACAGCAAACTTGCTGACCTTCAACAGGCTCGTCATGCCCAGGCTACTTTCATGCACCATGATGGCATTACAGGCACATCTAAAAAAGATGTAACAAAAGATTATGCCAGTTT actGCAGAAAGCACTGTCAACTGTAGAAGAACTACTGAAACTTCTACTTGCTATTACTGTGCCACAGGAAGAGGATAGTTTAAAATCTCACATTAAGATG GCTCAAGAATGGCCAGTTGCAACAGCTCCTCCAGTGTTCACAGTGGCAAATATAACAACAAG CATGGTGTTAGTTACAAACCCATTGACAAGCACATGGGTGTATGCTGTTAAGATGCAGATAGCAGATCCCAGACTGAGAATTTTCACACTGGATGGCAAACAAGTAAAACAGCAGGTGAATCCTGTATTTAACTGGAAGCTAGAGGTCTCACAGATAGCCTTTGAG TTGGTGTTTGAGGCAGAAATGCCTCCACTGTCGGTGAAATCCTTCAGACTAATGTCTGTACAGCAGGCTTCAAAAGAGTATGCTTCACTCACCATCTTAAACCTGGATCATAATGTCTTTGGAAGTGG GTCACCATTCAAATCTGTCAAGTCAGTGGAGGAGTCTTTCGACATAGAAAATAGCTTCTTAAAggcaactttttcttcttgcaaAGGAACATTGCAG CATGTGATGAGACGATCAGATGACCAAAGCAGCAAAGTGGAGATAAAATTCTTGATGTATGGGACAGGATCCTGGACAAATCCTTTTAAAGACAAAAGTGGAGCATACATCTTTCTTCCAGACGGACCTGCTAAG GAGCAAGATATTAAGTACCCACCTATGGTTGTGCTGAAAGGGCCCATCATGTGGTCTGTGTTGACAGTTCTTCCTGGGGTACTTCATGAGGTCACCCTTTATAATGTTAGCG GTTCCCTTGATGCAGGTGTTCATGTAAAGAACTTGGTGAATTTAGCAGATTCTCAATGGGACAACAAAGAGCTTGTGATGCGTCTGGTTTCTGATATCCACAGTCCTAATGATGATGTCTGCGTGGATTTAAATGGTTTTCAG TTAAATAGAAAACGCTGGCAAGCAGGTCGCCTGATCCAGGGTAACTTCCATCCTGTGAATACCATGGCATATATAGAGGATGGTCACCAGATGCGCCTCACTCTTTTGATGGATCAGGCTCATGGGCTTGCCACTCTCAATTCAG ATCCCTTATAA
- the LOC112570011 gene encoding McKusick-Kaufman/Bardet-Biedl syndromes putative chaperonin-like: protein MLTSCSTRLLQSVSFSRPCLCLIVHNIQEHLNNHYDGGLLTGTLCLHLIKNALDIPNVERKYVRKAYEILVNCVNDYIASDACPVRVNVDTSNVSVMLAFIRGIVSTKPVCDLRGVSLHHFCMVILRAFLNSVPDVPKTFSSDRIFVLHFLKSDIMLTEVLEGLLIEFSELSALHGEQKLNPVFATTTVGNVIKTAVVSISMSGDAEETLNARYEGSMELIQSAADHIVSKMIAFVDSLVERNVGLLLCQKVIHPKVKSYLRQRGIIFVDRIGLQLMPYVLDLTGATAVTSVLVSPSEEYIGFLNSADHRIVQNKSYLYLRQTNSFVCTLLLCAAWDEQLAELTSVTKSVVHSLYEVLKKPVLLCGGGCWQIHMASFVRHLVLEKEEEMGHKLHISRAQLMAAAESYAQSFEAVARILVPDIKDCWIDCENWHLWQDLPDSTSSLQTKCFSCKCGLIVKSDGSALNLQPLSGSGRNIQAHHQLIAGECHRRPHLIGKHSCFENLMLDSLECVMSAIRTAALMACTVLSITQFVHES, encoded by the exons ATGCTGACATCCTGCTCCACTCGCCTACTTCAGTCTGTGTCATTCTCTCGCCCATGTTTGTGTCTTATTGTTCATAATATCCAGGAACACTTGAATAATCATTATGATGGTGGCCTTTTGACAGGCACCTTGTGTCTGCATCTTATTAAAAATGCACTTGACATTCCAAATGTGgagagaaagtatgtgagaAAGGCTTATGAAATACTTGTGAACTGCGTCAATGATTATATTGCTTCTGATGCCTGCCCAGTCAGAGTGAATGTAGACACATCAAATGTTAGTGTTATGTTGGCCTTTATAAGAGGCATAGTCTCCACCAAACCAGTATGTGATTTGAGGGGAGTTTCTTTACATCACTTTTGTATGGTAATACTTAGAGCTTTTCTGAACTCTGTACCTGATGTGCCCAAAACATTTAGCTCAGACAGgatttttgttcttcattttcttaaatcAGACATTATGTTGACTGAAGTATTAGAAGGATTGTTAATAGAGTTTTCAGAACTATCAGCACTTCATGGCGAACAAAAATTGAATCCTGTTTTTGCCACAACAACTGTGGGAAATGTTATTAAAACAGCTGTTGTGAGCATTTCAATGTCGGGAGATGCTGAGGAGACATTAAATGCAAGGTACGAGGGTAGCATGGAATTGATCCAGTCTGCTGCTGATCACATTGTGAGCAAGATGATTGCCTTCGTTGACTCGCTCGTAGAAAGAAATGTGGGGCTGCTGTTATGCCAAAAGGTTATCCACCCGAAGGTGAAATCCTATCTGCGGCAGAGAGGGATCATCTTTGTTGATCGTATAGGACTCCAGCTCATGCCCTATGTTCTGGATCTGACAG GAGCTACAGCAGTAACTTCAGTATTAGTTTCACCATCAGAGGAATACATTGGTTTTCTCAACAGTGCAGATCATCGCATAGTCCAGAACAAAAGTTATTTATATTTGAGGCAGACCAACAGTTTTGTGTGCACTCTACTTCTTTGTGCTGCTTGGGATGAACAGCTTGCAGAACTTACG TCTGTTACCAAGTCAGTAGTGCATAGTCTTTATGAGGTGCTGAAGAAGCCTGTCCTGCTTTGTGGCGGTGGATGCTGGCAGATTCATATGGCGAGCTTTGTCAGGCATCTG gttttagaaaaagaagaggaaatggGACACAAGCTTCACATTTCCAGGGCACAGCTGATGGCTGCTGCAGAATCATATGCCCAGAGTTTTGAAGCTGTGGCTCGAATTTTAGTGCCTGATATCAAAGACTGTTGGATTGATTGTGAAAACTGGCATCTTTGGCAAGACCTGCCTGATTCCACCAGTTCTTTGCAGACAAAATGCTTTTCTTGCAAATGTGGGCTTATAGTGAAATCAGATGGGTCTGCCTTAAACCTGCAACCTTTATCTGGAAGTGGTAGGAACATTCAAGCACATCATCAGTTAATAGCTGGTGAATGTCACAGAAGACCACATCTTATTGGAAAACACTCTTGTTTTGAAAACCTCATGCTTGACAGTCTGGAGTGTGTCATGTCTGCAATTAGAACAGCAGCATTGATGGCTTGTACAGTGCTATCCATTACTCAGTTTGTGCATGAATCTTGA
- the LOC112570747 gene encoding uncharacterized protein LOC112570747 — protein sequence MAASCFAVVNPEKLNNPAASMDFITGVKGCAMTTSLSVVHDEIIIDILAANGSHSKEHGDTVLQTTVDNIISNEVASWIISFISVGLVPLLFVLGVPGNILCAAVFCKLGLRERINVCVFALGLVDLATITFTFFLSAEWAYRSLTGLELNIFIQYFVGPTGFLWASMFVSATIACERCFCVVSPFKAQRYIKTSTTAVVITVATVVLAGGMCAIAGPKHKAVMVYDPVTNTSKSCGVPHQLLLGQQRNPRYFRHLRLLHGVPSRRTRRHHHHHCHHCC from the exons ATGGCAGCGAGCTGTTTTGCTGTTGTAAAcccagaaaaattaaataatccAGCTGCCAGTATGGACTTTATTACGGGGGTAAAAGGTTGCGCAATGACCACATCGTTATCGGTTGTCCACGATGAGATCATCATCGACATTTTGGCCGCTAATGGTTCTCATAGTAAAGAACACGGCGATACTGTGTTGCAGACTACGGTTGACAACATTATCAGCAACGAG GTTGCTTCTTGGATAATTAGCTTCATCTCCGTTGGGCTGGTACCTCTGCTGTTTGTACTGGGCGTGCCGGGCAACATTCTGTGCGCAGCAGTCTTCTGTAAACTgggtttgagagagagaatcaacgtGTGTGTCTTTGCCTTGGGACTCGTGGACCTGGCCACCATCACCTTCACCTTTTTCCTGTCTGCGGAGTGGGCTTACAGAAGCCTCACCGGACTCGAGCTCAACATCTTTATTCAATACTTCGTAG GTCCAACTGGTTTCCTGTGGGCGTCCATGTTTGTGTCGGCAACGATCGCGTGcgagcggtgtttctgtgtggtCAGTCCCTTCAAAGCACAGAGGTACATCAAGACCTCCACCACTGCCGTTGTCATCACAGTCGCCACTGTCGTCCTTGCTGGAGGAATGTGCGCCATCGCCGGTCCAAAGCACAAGGCGGTGATGGTCTACGACCCAGTCACCAACACCAGCAAGAGTTGCGGTGTACCTCACCAG TTATTACTTGGACAACAGAGAAATCCTCGATATTTTCGACATCTTCGTCTACTCCATGGTGTTCCCTCTCGCCGCactcgtcgtcatcatcatcaccactgccATCACTGCTGTTAA